In the genome of Zootoca vivipara chromosome 6, rZooViv1.1, whole genome shotgun sequence, the window cataaaccgaggtgttcataaaccgaggttccactgtaaacctATATCCCTTTACCTATAACACCCTATGGCCGAACCTAGGGAGACTTACTCCCTCAAAGCACGCTGTTAGGTTTCCTAAGAGCGCACTCTTACCCAGGAGCAAAGTCTCATGACTGAATATTGGCCGGTTTCCCTAACCTGCTCAGAGAATCAAGCTGCAAAGCTGCAACAACACAACCCCTCCTCCCGCTTTAAACTgcgagtaaaacaaaacaaaatgtgaagTCCTACCAATGGGTTTTGTTCTCCGAATAAACCCGCTCAAGGAAATTCATCCTTACTAATGTATCGATGAAACCCCCTACCCATGTGTGCTTGAAACTCGGGAGGGGGTATAAAATCCCGCATACCCaatattttttctctccccaaccccacccacccacccgagaTTTCTTCCTTCCTGCTTAATTCCAAGAAAAGTGTGCAATGGGATGGCTGCCTTTAAACCCCTCGCCTGGCTGTCCTCCTCCGCGAGCACGCGCGCGCCCCCCCACCACCAGCCCCTCCTTTTCATCATgtacagagaggagagagaggcgcCCCGTGGCTTAGCGGGGAGAAAGCCCTCCCGCCACAAGCCGCTCGCTcgccatgacacacacacacgacgCGATGAGCCTGCAGAAATCGGCCGGGTAGGCCCAGCCCTTGCCAAGCCAGGCACACACGCAGCGTGCTCCTGCCCCGAGGAGGAGGCGAGGCCTGGCCGGGCCACAGCGCGGAGGGGAAACCCCTTCAGGCAGGGAAAGGGAATAAAAGGTGGCGGCCTCCGGGCTCGGCTTGAGGCGTTTACCTGCGCGCCGTGGACGGCCATGGCGCCCCCGTCCCCACTcggcgggggaggcggcggcagcagcgagcTCAGCGTCTCCCTCAACGCCTCACGCTGCTGGCCCCGCCGCCGCCATCTTCTCTCTTcgcgcacacacaccacacaggaGAGGGCGGGCAGCGCGAGGCGGGGCGGGCAGCTGCGCCTGCGCAAAGGCGCGAGCGCACCTAGTCATCCTGGCTCACGCCGCGCGCTCCGGTGTCTGTCCCTGTCGCGCGCGTGCACGCGCCTTGACAAAAAAGGGCTCTTGTCGAGGATCTCGCGTTCCTTCCCCTCGCGCGCGCGCGTAATCGGGGATGGCCCGAGATtgacaggagggagagagggaggcgcaAGCGAGCACGTTTTTGCGCGTGCGCAGCTTCTTCGGCAAGCGACCGTGAGAGAACGAAGTGGGgattggaggaaaggggggggaagcaaggcggAGAGAAACGGGAGGCTGGTGATACATTACGCATGCGCAGCTCTTCCCTATGTTGCGCTGGGATAAAGGCAAATCAATGCTGCTGAATGTGAGGGAAAAGGCGGGGCGGGGTGAGGAGGGTTCTGCGCATGCGGCTCTCAAGGCGGAGAAGAAAGAATAAAAGTGCATTTTGCGCGTGCGTAGTTCGACCGCGGAGCTCGAGAGCGCGCATGTGGGCTTGCTGTATTAAGAGATGAATGAATATTCCGCGCGTGCGCAACACTGTCAAGGGGCGGGATTGGGCGGTTCTGTTTGGTACGCATGAGCAAAGAAATGCTGAACCGCTTGTGCTGCGCAGGCGCAGTTAGGATTGTTTCAACAGTGGGCggaatgtgaatgaatgaataggaTGGCAACACTGACAAGAGTTGTGGATGGTGCTTTTTCTTGTTATCTTGCAATTATATCTTcaattataataatatatatacacacaaccgAAACAAAACTAATCCAACAGTTGCAGCAGGCGGCAGATTTATGGGTCCCAGTTCTATAAATGTCCAATGCGTTTGGAGGGAACTGGtttgtaattggggggggggggtcacatgtaTTGCAATTCCTCAAAAATTTGCTGTAAAAGCAACCATTGTTCTACTGATTCTGTGCTGCAGGCAGGCTACCGTGTTAACCAGTGTGGGTGAagggaaacctgggttcaaattcccacttgccATGAAATATACTTGTTGATCTTGAGCCACCCACTCTTTCACAGGGTTGTTAAAATGAGAGGCAGAATCATACACTAGGCTTCACGGAGGAAGTATACATGGATGCATCCACTGGTTGTAGTGGAGACCCATTCTGTTGACTCAGATGAGAGGGTAGCAGCTTGGTATTAGGCTCCATACCTCCCTGAACTCTTTTCAGTTCAAGCTCCCCATTCTCAGAGCAACTGTGTAGCTTAAGAAAGAGGTCCCCAAGTTCTTTTGTCTTCCTCATAGTAGGGAAGATATGGCTGCATTTGGTAGAAGATCAGTGCCTCCCAAACCATTTCCCCCACAGACCATATGAAAATAGCTGAAAGTCTTGGCAGACCACATAattatttttctcctgtttgAGTAATTGTAttgtgctgtatgatttttaattgtattttaactgcttcttttatttcttatatattgccCTTTATTATATGGCAATTTGAATTAAATAAAATTCAAACTGTAAAACAATACTGTACAATACAACATAAGTAAGAAAAGCAATgaatatacaattaaaaagcaacaTGAATCTTTTACTACAATGGATGAGCCATCTCCCATCTTTGGCCTCAAACCCAGATACCCAATGGCACTGCAGACCACATGAATGCTGCTCAAACACCACcttttgggaacccctgcactacTGGGTAAAACCTCCCAAAAGTCTTCAAGGGAAGCACCAGAGGGAGTATTTAACAGTAGTCAAACCTGCAGTTTataaagcacagatcagccagggccttttcagaattggccccaacttggtggaacgctctttcacatgagatcagggccctgcgggatttgtcatctttccgcagggcctgcaagacagagcagttccgcctggcctttgggttgaattcagtctgacccctgtgttttcctccctcttggTTTGGAttcatggactacttaaaatgaggctgcattttaaattttaatattgtattttaatctgtattttgttttcttttttatatgtcttattgtaattttattggtgttagccgccctgagcccggttttgactggggagggcggggtataaatattattattattattattattattattattattattattattattatttcaagttctccagaaggGTGCAACCTACAGAAGAAACAGTACTTGTTGAAAGCGCTCTCACCACTGCAGCATCCTGCCAAATGAAACTCCCATGCTACCTGTTCAGTTAGGGAAACTGAAACTTCATTGATCAGAAGCAAATATCAAGGCAGTCAGGATGTTTACATTATTATTGCAGTGTTTTGTGTTTACTGCACCAAACTAACACAACTCCCCATGGGGGGGGCAGAGTTATTACCAGTCAAATCCTGGCATGAGTGGGAAGATAAGTTAGGGGAGGGAAACCCATTTATTTTAAGTTATATGTCTTGTTCCAGGTGAAAAACATTAAATGCTTGTTAGAAAGCGGGTGTGGTACAGGGTGCCTAAATTGACATGTCATGTGCTCCAGCTACAAAGGATTCGGAAAGAAAACAGGGGCTAGGCCTCCCCAGAACGGTGCAATTAGCAACAGAGACAGCCTGGCTGGCTTTATGAAAGGGAACTCCCCAAAAACAATTTTAGTGAGAAATGTATTAAAAACACTAATTTGTGGGTGGGGCCAAGCTGTGTTGCAATGGATTGTTCGCCCCCTCGGTGGATTCCTCTCTTTTTTATGGAGGACTAGGGGGAAGAGAAGGCGAAAGGGGGGGCGACCCTCCCGAGGAAAGGCTCCTTCTCCATTAATAAAGGTGTGCAAACGGCAAGCCGGAGGCGCCGCTTCCGCCCCTCGACGCAGCGGAGGCACTTCCGCCACGGCCATGGCGCCCATGTCCCGCTCGCGGAGCCCAGCGGAGACGCCGCCCTCGCGGCGGCAGCGGAGCGGCAGCTCAACCAGCCCGTCCCCGCCCAGGTCCAGCCGCTGCAAGAGTTCTCGCGCCCGGTCCCGGTCCCGGTCCCTCAATCGCGACAGCAGCGGCGGGTTTCGTCAGCGCCCCGGGCCCCCTCACTCCTTCGGGCCCCGGCCAGGCCACGAACACTACGGCAAGGAGCAGGAAGAGTCGCTGAGGCAGAGGCGactaaacgagagagagagaataggtgAGCTTGGAGCACCTGAAGTTTGGGGGTTCTCGCCCAAAGTTCCTGACTGGGACTCTGATGAGCATACCCCTGCAGAAGGCGAGGGTGGTGCATCTAAAAAGAGCAGCTCCTCTGGTTCCAGCtcagaagaggagaggaagaaaaaaaagaagaggaggagaaaggctgCTTCacatgaggaggggggaaagaaagccaagaagaagaaaaagaagcatagGAAAAAGAAGTCTAAGAAAAGAAAGAGTAAGAAAAGCAGGGAGTTGAGCAGCAACAGCGAAGATTCCGATAGTGACCAACAGCAAGAGGCTGATCTCTGGACTGAGAGATTAAGAAATGCAGATGGGGTGGATCTCATAGGACCAGAAGCTCCCATTACCCATGCCTCTCAAGAGGATCGACCATTGAACTATGGACATGCTTTGCTCCCCGGCGAAGGTGCTGCCATGGCCGAGTATGTAAAAGCTGGGAAACGCATCCCTAGGAGAGGTGAGATTGGTCTAACCAGCGAAGAGATTGCGTCATTTGAGAAGTCTGGCTACGTGATGAGCGGCAGCAGGCACCGGAGAATGGAAGCTGTGCGCCTGCGGAAGGAGAACCAGATCTACAGTGCAGATGAAAAGAGGGCCCTGGCATCTTTCAACCAGGAGGAGAGGCGGAAGAGGGAGAACAAGATTCTGGCAAGCTTCCGAGAGATGGTCCACAGGAAAACCCAGGGCAAAGATGACAAATGAACTGGATGCTTCTTTTTGTGTATATTGACAAGTGACACCTGTTAACAGCGATCTGCAAACGGGTGTCCAGCATCACAGCCCTACTTGCAGGGTATACTCTGGGTTGAACTTCAgaaaatggtttgtgtgtatcaAATAAGAACATTGACAGGTATATGTGTACAGCCCTGCTTCGCCAATTTGCTGCATGGTGTTGCCAGCAGCAGGCGGACAATGGTCTAAATGAAACAAGGCACGCTCTCTTGCAAACCTTCCCAAAATATTGCTAGGGATCCAATATATTGTGCCAGTTGGTGGGTTCAAAAACACTTTGTAAAATTCTGAGCAGTAAACCAAGACTTATGTAACTGAAACTTGGCTTTGTTTTAAATCCTTTGCTAACAGAATGTTGGGTTTGAGCCACAGAGAGTGGATCAAAGTGATCTTCCTCTCACTGCTACCCCCTGAAAATTCAAACACCTGCCCACCCCTACCCTCCTAATTTCAGTTCCAAGGGAAAACACTAAATATACTTGTAATTTTTGGTAAAAGTTAGGCCAGCTCCAGCTTCTTTTTCAGCTTGTAAACATTCCTGTTTTTCTGTTATGCTCACAAAACAtaaacctttggtctgatctggcaGGCCTCTTCTGATGCAGTGTTGACATGCGTGTCATCTTCAAAGG includes:
- the LOC118087213 gene encoding NF-kappa-B-activating protein-like, coding for MAPMSRSRSPAETPPSRRQRSGSSTSPSPPRSSRCKSSRARSRSRSLNRDSSGGFRQRPGPPHSFGPRPGHEHYGKEQEESLRQRRLNERERIGELGAPEVWGFSPKVPDWDSDEHTPAEGEGGASKKSSSSGSSSEEERKKKKKRRRKAASHEEGGKKAKKKKKKHRKKKSKKRKSKKSRELSSNSEDSDSDQQQEADLWTERLRNADGVDLIGPEAPITHASQEDRPLNYGHALLPGEGAAMAEYVKAGKRIPRRGEIGLTSEEIASFEKSGYVMSGSRHRRMEAVRLRKENQIYSADEKRALASFNQEERRKRENKILASFREMVHRKTQGKDDK